One part of the Aspergillus luchuensis IFO 4308 DNA, chromosome 5, nearly complete sequence genome encodes these proteins:
- a CDS encoding uncharacterized protein (COG:S;~EggNog:ENOG410PHAM) has protein sequence MDNASHCSREGSSHCVPQKAVVIGLYGISGVGSAVIADIVPGGLEAFQSLEEGEKACWRKQAIETIRRTSIETRKIAVVTGHFMFYLFGTFPSLGTRRHSVDFTVTCGLWEGQHVCVLWLH, from the exons ATGGATAACGCTAGCCATTGTTCACGCGAGGGCAGCAGCCATTGTGTGCCTCAGAAAGCAGTGGTTATTGGTCTTTATGGAATATCAGGGGTGG GCTCCGCTGTTATTGCCGATATCGTACCTGGTGGACTTGAGGCCTTCCAGTCGCtagaggaaggagaaaaagcctGCTGGCGCAAGCAGGCCATCGAAACCATCAGAAGAACGTCGATCGAGACGAGAAAGATTGCCGTCGTCACCGGGCATTTTATGTTTTACTTG TTCGGAACCTTCCCTAGCCTAGGAACACGGCGTCATTCGGTTGACTTCACAGTGACTTGTGGTCTGTGGGAGGGGCAACATGTTTGTGTGCTGTGGCTCCACTAG
- a CDS encoding uncharacterized protein (COG:S;~EggNog:ENOG410Q266), translating into MNDFIDRGRPVKRKREDWAGPGPGHRDNDKTSKAVEPFQQSSKAMAPPLPKEALSKDEKVASIGLAAEAFRPLMRELQQLDDQNPVLAEQAARLVALFRRLWESYVAQHAESSRLEKEISQMQIAHACLVDENTQLNRRCQDEEARLCHFRAAIQKLRKGVIDVFEKWENFQMTEAPAAGGADGPTQEEENVAVIVSAVHAQGDQGTSASQ; encoded by the exons ATGAATGACTTTATTGATCGGGGACGGCCggtcaagcgcaagcgcgaggACTGGGCGGGACCAGGCCCGGGACACCGTGACAACGACAAGACGTCAAAAGCTGTTGAACCATTCCAGCAGTCGTCTAAG GCCATGGCACCGCCACTTCCCAAGGAAGCGCTGTCaaaagatgagaaggtcgctTCCATTGGCCTGGCCGCCGAGGCATTCCGGCCCCTGATGCGCgagttgcagcagctggatgatCAAAACCCAGTCCTTGCAGAGCAAGCCGCGCGACTGGTGGCCCTCTTCCGGCGCCTCTGGGAATCGTACGTCGCGCAGCATGCCGAGAGCTCGCGCCTCGAGAAGGAAATCAGTCAGATGCAGATCGCCCACGCCTGCCTTGTCGACGAAAACACCCAGTTGAACCGTCGCTgccaggacgaggaggccCGCTTGTGCCACTTTCGAGCAGCGATCCAAAAATTACGAAAAGGTGTGATTGACGTGTTTGAAAAGTGGGAGAATTTCCAGATGACGGAAGCTCCGGCAGCGGGCGGTGCGGACGGACCgacgcaggaggaggagaacgtgGCAGTCATTGTGTCCGCCGTGCATGCCCAAGGGGACCAAGGCACCAGCGCTTCACAATAG